AGTTAGGAGGAAACACTGTGGGCAGATACCAGCTAACTTCAGTATTCCGAGCAACGTGATACTGGTTACTCTTATATGTGTTGTGTGAGTAAATTTCCCCAGGCAGGAGCATCACTTCCCCTCCGATCGCTGTAGCGACACGGGCGGCACTCCTCTCCTACTCACCCGAGGGCCAAGTTGTGTACCTTAGATGGTCTGGGAAGTATCTAGACAGCGCCACCAGAGCTAAGATTAACACGGTAACTATGTATTCCTTACTGCTTCTggcggtggtggtcgtggctggTCAGTCCGTGTCAGAGGAGAATGCCTTGGATGGTCAGCTCGTGTCTGAGGAGAATGCCTTGGATGGTCAGTCCGTGTCTGAGAAAAATGCCTTGGATGGTCAGCTCATGTCTGAGAAGAATGCCTTGGATGGTCAGTCCGTGTCTGAGAAGAATGCCTTGGAGGAGGTTCTCTCTGCAGTGATCGTCTCCCAGTTAACGTTATCTCACCAAACATCAGTCTTGACGGAGCTACTAACTGCCACACGAGAACGCAACTTCTGCCCTCAAGGTAATTCCTGTATTTGAGAAAATATTTTGACAAATAGCGTTTTGCACAATACCTTACGTATATGATATTTGGTTCATGTCACAAGTATTTACAGCCAAAACCGTTCAGTGAGGTTTATTTGGTCAAAACCCTTTCGACAAATATGAAGAATACATTTTTAATAACTACTAAAGTCAGTTTAACTTTTAAGAAATAACATTTTCTTGCTGCCATGTTATTCATATATGGTGTTAACTTTAACTTCGTTCGGCAGAGTTAGAATACGTAGGTAATGTACTTTCGTTACGTAGCAGTTTGTTAAGTTACTTTCGATTACAAATTACAAGTTTTCTTATTGTTCACTTCAATAAACAATATAATGTAAAAACACAGACTCTTTCAGATTAATATAATTAATCCCAACAAACAAACATTTGATTGAACCTTATAGTCCTCAACAACTCaggatatgtatgtatatagatttatatatgtatataggtcTAACAATACGCATGTACAATTTTACTAATGATGGGCAGAATGGTGTTCCGTATGTGATGTTTCAATGATTTCTTTGACGGTGATGATGAAGACACTGAACAATTACCACACCTCACAAGGCGTCGTTGACTTGTACTAGAGCAACAAGACAACTTTGTTCATCCAACTGTCCCAATACACAACCTTAAAGTGTTTGTTGTTTATGTTTCTTCAGTGAATTGCTGTTCCAGGTCCGACCTGCCCTTACCCATACACGTTGGTTCTGGACGAATGCTTCTACCTGAGTCCACACCTGGTCACGTGGGAGGCGGCGCGTAGGCACTGTCAAGGAATGATGGGGGACTTGGCCACACCCAAATACCTCTACGCCATCAAGTCATTCCTACTGAATAAGTCAAAAGTTGAAGGTTAGTATGGGAGGGGCTGTGGTGTACTCACACTGTTGTGCTTCATTGGTCGCACTCTGCTTCTTGCTTCGCCTTTCGATTATTTTAGCTATGATGCAATGACTCTTATCCGTTTCTCGTCATTTTTACAGTTAAAATTGTGTATGTAACTAATTTTAACAAGTGCTAAGTCTAACTCTCAACAATTATTAACAACCAAAGAAGTTCTTAATATACATTTCTGACTCGTCTGTGTATCCAAGATTCCGTCTGTTGTTACGTGTATTTGTTAAAAAGACaatttttctgaccagggggagaaagatactggcagtatggggcgttaaagtttattgaagattaaattctgcagaacatgtaaatatataaagttcaaatatataacgtaagtaattatataaagtttatattaaacacggtttatattatagacttataacaaagttgatattattaaacttaatattgaacatgtaaatatataaagtttcaaatataaattaagtaaatatataacgtttatattaaaatatataaagtaaatatataaagtaagaattaacagtaa
The DNA window shown above is from Procambarus clarkii isolate CNS0578487 chromosome 65, FALCON_Pclarkii_2.0, whole genome shotgun sequence and carries:
- the LOC123751047 gene encoding C-type lectin lectoxin-Enh4-like; this translates as MYSLLLLAVVVVAGQSVSEENALDGQLVSEENALDGQSVSEKNALDGQLMSEKNALDGQSVSEKNALEEVLSAVIVSQLTLSHQTSVLTELLTATRERNFCPQGPTCPYPYTLVLDECFYLSPHLVTWEAARRHCQGMMGDLATPKYLYAIKSFLLNKSKVEGDIHLYVFVGFKDNGRNGTWKWLDGRTVDAADWYPGEPNNLDGDEYCGHFRSHFDPMLNDHSCSVFSRFLCQYHPAN